A single Anopheles maculipalpis chromosome 3RL, idAnoMacuDA_375_x, whole genome shotgun sequence DNA region contains:
- the LOC126565426 gene encoding peptidyl-tRNA hydrolase ICT1, mitochondrial → MNKLVSTILRTVPLCRTLPSVQSFHVLGRQYSYKSDLALETIYPNSSLRLYTPSAPAPKPDGSFNGYIPLDKVNITYSRSSGPGGQNVNTVSTKVDLRFHLQTATWLSENTRNRLAQMQKGRITKDGFLVIKSELTRSQQMNTADALEKLRSFVRLAEQPVTTEPSSETVEKLRRRHEKAARERLAMKRKRSETKAQRQAPL, encoded by the exons ATGAATAAGCTTGTGTCCACGATTTTACGTACTGTTCCCTTATGCCGGACGCTTCCGAGTGTCCAATCGTTTCACGTTCTTGGCCGACAGTACAGCTACAAGAGTGATCTGGCACTGGAAACGATCTATCCGAACAGCAGCCTTCGTTTGTACACACCATCTGCACCTGCC CCCAAACCGGACGGTTCATTTAATGGATACATCCCCCTGGACAAGGTGAACATCACGTACAGCCGTAGCAGTGGTCCCGGTGGACAAAATGTTAACACAGTCAGCACGAAAGTGGATCTACGATTTCACCTGCAAACGGCAACCTGGCTATCGGAAAATACCCGCAATCGGTTGGCTCAGATG CAAAAAGGACGCATCACCAAGGATGGTTTTCTCGTAATCAAAAGCGAACTGACCCGTTCCCAGCAGATGAATACGGCGGATGCATTGGAAAAGCTGCGTTCTTTTGTACGGCTAGCCGAGCAACCAGTCACCACAGAACCATCGTCCGAAACGGTGGAAAAGCTCCGCCGAAGACACGAGAAAGCAGCCCGGGAACGGTTAGCGATGAAGCGGAAACGTTCCGAAACGAAGGCCCAGCGTCAGGCGCCTCTGTAG
- the LOC126565822 gene encoding eukaryotic translation initiation factor 4 gamma 1-like → MATDSGDVATTTLAQQSTVAEKRQEEDNNNKIELLVAEPLAKLTINGTTTTATVSPDGGVESETTENQLNNNSTTGGEDSDSTTGVNNNVSEPATPTTPTGGPLSIGKRIRRTSEKLNEDAVSGARKKYSLDMLLSLKDSAIGREKPTTIPDVCKSLLKSSPGTFVSSSRHMGGRGGGVNISGQDNSLLPAFMRGMGFGGPPAGAEGADGGGPAGGARPPMNRNPYRGRLSAKEMSTRTSGGPGERDDTDGQMIKVNLNITEEVKLKGSANAWKPSFMVPKAEVDEETQKTMQLSREFRSALNKLTPENFGKLKEQIKELKIDTEERLSNCIKILFEKAIMEPNFSDTYAQLCKELGTEIMVKSKESNTVLFLRRQLITQCQAEFEKHHLECKKTTELQEENDKRTEQGEQSAEEMEEMKIELEEQTNRIRRRALGTIRFIGALFKQEQLRSNTMLKCVIQLLDDSMLDEESLECVCKLLTTIGANMEDSPGLQGCFDKLQKISERKILLPNGEPVCNRIRFMIMDLLDLRKDKWRGKRAQVAPKTREQIQREVEAEENKNWMLNYKLPRGGGGGGGGGGGGGGGGSGGGGGGASKNKRLVDEDGFVLPVNNRNNNAWTMPAIDPKKINLSVSKPSGETRLGSASMFQGWGKTNNVFATLNTDDSSLGSAGGAAAPPPPSFFGASGPMGGGGAGNSRGTGNGNKSNKKGGGGGGGGGNNSKKHYQGRSSSNF, encoded by the exons ATGGCAACCGATAGTGGCGATGTCGCCACCACAACGCTGGCACAGCAATCTACGGTGGCGGAAAAGCGCCAGGAGGAggataacaacaacaagatCGAGCTGCTGGTAGCGGAACCGCTAGCGAAGCTCACGATAAATGGCACCACCACAACCGCCACCGTCTCACCGGACGGTGGAGTGGAAAGTGAAACGACGGAAAACCAGCTGAACAATAACAGTACGACCGGTGGCGAAGATAGCGATAGTACGACTGGTGTTAATAACAATGTCTCGGAACCGGCCACCCCAACCACACCGACCGGTGGTCCACTGTCGATCGGCAAACGGATTCGCCGCACGTCGGAAAAGCTAAACGAGGATGCGGTTAGCGGGGCACGCAAAAAGTATTCACTGGATATGTTGCTTTCGTTGAAGGATTCGGCGATTGGGCGCGAAAAGCCGACCACCATACCGGATGTGTGCAAATCGCTGCTTAAATCGAGCCCGGGCACATTCGTTTCGTCCAGCCGCCATATGGGTGGTAGGGGAGGTGGTGTAAATATTAGTGGACAGGATAATAGTCTGCTGCCTGCGTTCATGAGAGGCATGGGATTCGGTGGTCCACCAGCGGGTGCGGAAGGTGCGGACGGTGGTGGTCCGGCCGGGGGTGCCAGACCGCCGATGAACCGTAATCCTTACCGTGGGCGACTTTCGGCGAAGGAAATGTCGACCCGAACGTCCGGTGGTCCGGGCGAACGTGACGATACGGATGGGCAGATGATAAAGGTCAATCTGAACATCACCGAGGAGGTAAAGCTGAAGGGTTCGGCCAACGCTTGGAAACCATCGTTCATGGTACCGAAGGCGGAGGTGGATGAAGAGACGCAAAAAACGATGCAACTGTCACGCGAATTCCGCAGCGCACTCAACAAGCTGACGCCGGAAAACTTTGGCAAACTGAAGGAACAAATCAAGGAGCTAAAGATTGACACCGAGGAGCGGTTGAGCAACTGCATCAAGATACTGTTCGAGAAGGCCATTATGGAGCCAAACTTTTCCGACACGTACGCCCAACTATGCAAGGAGCTCGGTACGGAGATTATGGTCAAATCGAAAGAATCAAACACTGTACTGTTTCTGAGGCGTCAGCTAATTACGCAGTGTCAGGCAGAGTTCGAAAAGCATCATCTGGAGTGTAAGAAAACTACCGAACTGCAGGAGGAAAATGACAAACGCACGGAACAGGGCGAACAGAGCGCCGAAGAGATGGAAGAGATGAAGATAGAGCTCGAGGAACAAACGAACCGCATCCGAAGGCGAGCCCTCGGTACGATCCGCTTTATCGGTGCGCTCTTCAAACAGGAACAGCTAAGGTCGAACACGATGCTCAAGTGTGTCATTCAGCTGCTGGACGATAGTATGCTGGACGAGGAATCGCTCGAGTGTGTATGCAAGCTGCTGACGACGATTGGCGCAAACATGGAAGATTCGCCCGGCTTGCAGGGATGTTTCGATAAGTTGCAGAAAATTTCGGAACGCAAAATTTTACTACCGAACGGGGAACCGGTGTGCAATCGTATCCGTTTCATGATTATGGACCTGCTAGATCTGCGCAAGGATAAGTGGCGAGGGAAGCGTGCGCAGGTCGCACCGAAAACGAGAGAACAGATCCAGCGTGAGGTTGAGGCGGAGGAGAACAAGAACTGGATGCTCAACTATAAATTGCcacgtggtggtggtggcggtggaggcggcggtgggggtggtggtggtggaggtagtggtggcggtggtggtg GTGCATCGAAAAACAAGCGACTGGTGGACGAGGATGGGTTCGTGCTGCCGGTCAACAATCGCAACAACAACGCCTGGACCATGCCAGCAATTGACCCGAAAAAGATAAACCTTTCG GTTTCCAAACCTTCCGGTGAAACCCGTCTCGGATCAGCCTCCATGTTCCAGGGCTGGGGCAAAACTAACAACGTGTTTGCCACGCTAAACACGGACGACTCGTCGTTGGGATCCGCAGGAGGGGCAGcggcaccaccaccgccgagCTTCTTCGGTGCGTCCGGCCCAATGGGCGGTGGGGGTGCAGGTAACAGCCGCGGTACCGGAAATGGCAACAAATCCAACAAGAAAGGCGGCGGAggaggtggtggcggtggaaaCAATTCCAAAAAACATTACCAGGGCCGTAGCAGTAGCAATTTCTGA
- the LOC126560533 gene encoding 18S rRNA aminocarboxypropyltransferase has product MHKARGGSRKKNNYRKQQRPDRASRPLAEKLSELTVESDSSSAAEEETDESGSGHSSDEESTPKNKFDIGKPPKFPVSMWDLKHCDPKKCSGRKLARHGLIKNLRLGQKFPGLVLTPVGVNCVSPQDKEIIKSSGIAVVDCSWARLDETPFNKMRSPNPRLLPFLVAANPINYGKPCKLSCVEAIAASMYITGYKQEALWYLNKFSWGHSFVELNQELLDAYAGCADSKEILEVQKQYLENAREELQVDRSFPSTESEEEDDADDGEDESEEESDGSKKGETSISDSGQDNRMVNEAECVTENKI; this is encoded by the exons ATGCATAAAGCCCGCGGTGGCAGTCGAAAGAAGAACAACTACCGTAAGCAGCAGCGTCCCGATCGAGCTAGTCGTCCGCTGGCCGAGAAGCTGTCCGAACTTACGGTGGAAAGTGATTCCTCTTcggcagcagaagaagaaaccgACGAGTCCGGTTCCGGCCACAGTTCGGATGAGGAATCAACACCCAAGAACAAATTCGACATTGGAAAACCACCCAAATTTCCCGTTAGTATGTGGGACTTGAAGCACTGTGATCCAAAAAAGTGTTCCGGTCGCAAACTGGCTCGGCATGGATTGATCAAAAACTTACGTCTAGGACAGaa ATTCCCTGGACTAGTTTTAACCCCCGTTGGAGTAAATTGTGTGAGCCCACAGGATAAGGAAATAATAAAGTCATCCGGCATTGCGGTGGTAGACTGTTCGTGGGCTAGATTGGACGAAACGCCATTCAACAAGATGCGGTCGCCAAATCCACGATTGTTGCCGTTTCTTGTTGCCGCAAATCCAA TCAACTATGGTAAACCATGTAAGCTGTCGTGCGTAGAGGCGATTGCTGCATCGATGTACATTACCGGCTACAAACAGGAAGCGCTTTGGTATTTGAACAAATTTTCCTGGGGTCATTCGTTTGTTGAGCTTAACCAGGAGCTTCTCGACGCTTATGCCGGCTGTGCGGACAGTAAGGAGATACTGGAAGTTCAGAAACAATATCTAGAAAATGCAAGGGAGGAACTGCAGGTGGATCGTAGTTTCCCCAGCACCGAAtcggaagaagaagacgatgctgatgatggtgaagatGAGTCAGAAGAGGAAAGTGATGGatcaaaaaaaggtgaaacaaGTATATCGGACTCTGGGCAAGATAACCGAATGGTAAACGAGGCAGAATGTGtaacggaaaataaaatataa
- the LOC126564392 gene encoding U3 small nucleolar RNA-associated protein 6 homolog — protein MSELIELRREQAIREYECMKHLKLFTDEEIQSIKNKRHYHDYKIERRTKSLADFINYIAYECNLFQLLLQRRRRLRIRAEWVSLEKSIHNRVRVLYKRAMHRFASDYRVWIHFLRYCKTRRFFTEGSAVLDQMLGYHGDKPKAWLCAIDWEYLQAKNMTRAKHYTLRGLQRHPECRELCVNFITIQLAEAKRIGKKSEKEEKNVPVGDDAELEKALKTAHLVYKNFEHKDMAFYEELLKVFKKYVPVSNELAKEAIAEMRNILADKEEMWHLLANLMLEGSEFVTEGAIKSSEALEKCLEIYEEALDRLPTKKMHSFCIDAMLELNSTQDETVGVQKSKRKALANAFKRALVADLLEEKKLLQYLKLLLHNNNPKEELIMSVIGKGLEQYPASVKIWQSYMRYLMVHKDVEEDELEAVFRKGVSSLPEKSNRLPLWEMLFHYYSNRPDLPGKLEQLFRRAIDQGPEISHHYQPLFLDYIMSKSSIAKARSEYQRLVKNYTTTLELHQKMANLEATQTPPDVNEWRQCHENATQFYGKTDPTVWLQYAQFERDHGKPQHMQSLYERAKAALDEESFATFMAEYELIRNPYIVRY, from the coding sequence ATGAGCGAATTAATTGAACTTCGCCGCGAGCAAGCGATCCGGGAGTACGAGTGCATGAAGCACCTGAAACTCTTCACCGACGAGGAAATTCAGAGCATCAAAAACAAACGGCACTATCACGATTACAAGATCGAACGTCGGACAAAAAGTTTGGCCGACTTTATCAACTACATCGCCTACGAGTGCAATCTGTTTCAGCTGTTGCTGCAGCGCCGCCGACGGTTACGCATCCGCGCCGAATGGGTTAGCCTCGAGAAAAGCATACACAACCGTGTCCGGGTGCTGTACAAACGGGCGATGCACCGGTTCGCGTCCGACTATCGTGTGTGGATCCACTTCCTGCGATACTGCAAAACACGCCGATTTTTCACCGAAGGTTCAGCTGTGCTCGACCAGATGTTGGGCTACCATGGCGATAAACCGAAAGCCTGGCTGTGTGCGATCGATTGGGAGTATTTGCAGGCGAAAAATATGACCCGTGCCAAACACTACACACTTCGGGGACTGCAGCGTCACCCGGAATGTCGGGAACTGTGCGTAAACTTTATCACGATTCAACTGGCTGAAGCGAAGCGAATTGGGAAAAAGTCGgagaaagaggaaaagaacGTCCCGGTGGGGGACGATGCGGAGTTGGAGAAAGCGCTCAAAACAGCCCACTTAGTGTACAAAAACTTTGAGCATAAAGATATGGCGTTCTATGAGGAATTGTTAAAAGTGTTTAAAAAGTACGTTCCCGTGTCGAACGAGTTGGCAAAGGAAGCGATTGCGGAAATGCGAAACATACTTGCCGATAAGGAAGAAATGTGGCATTTGCTTGCAAACCTAATGCTCGAGGGAAGTGAATTCGTAACGGAAGGTGCTATTAAATCTTCCGAAGCGCTTGAAAAGTGTCTCGAGATTTATGAGGAAGCATTGGACCGTTTGCCAACGAAGAAAATGCACAGCTTTTGCATTGATGCGATGCTCGAGCTTAATTCCACCCAAGATGAAACGGTCGGCGTTCAAAAGAGCAAACGAAAAGCTCTCGCCAATGCGTTCAAGCGGGCCCTTGTTGCCGATCTACtagaggagaaaaaattgCTCCAGTATCTGAAGCTTCTGCTGCACAACAATAATCCCAAGGAAGAACTCATCATGAGCGTCATTGGCAAAGGCTTGGAACAGTATCCGGCAAGTGTGAAAATTTGGCAATCGTACATGCGCTACCTGATGGTCCACAAAGACGTAGAGGAGGATGAGCTGGAAGCTGTTTTCCGTAAAGGCGTTAGCAGTCTGCCGGAAAAAAGCAACCGATTGCCACTGTGGGAAATGCTTTTCCATTACTACAGCAATCGGCCAGATTTGCCCGGCAAGCTGGAGCAGCTGTTCCGGCGTGCCATCGACCAAGGACCGGAAATATCGCACCATTATCAGCCTCTGTTTCTGGATTATATTATGAGCAAGAGTAGCATTGCGAAGGCGCGAAGTGAATATCAGCGGTTGGTGAAGAATTACACCACCACGTTGGAGTTGCATCAGAAAATGGCAAACTTGGAAGCGACGCAGACACCACCGGACGTTAACGAATGGCGCCAGTGTCACGAGAATGCTACCCAATTCTACGGTAAAACAGATCCAACCGTTTGGTTGCAGTACGCCCAATTTGAACGGGACCATGGCAAACCGCAACACATGCAATCGCTGTACGAACGGGCCAAAGCTGCACTGGATGAGGAATCGTTTGCAACCTTCATGGCGGAGTATGAGCTTATTCGTAACCCCTACATTGTTCGTTACTAa
- the LOC126564194 gene encoding LOW QUALITY PROTEIN: SWI/SNF-related matrix-associated actin-dependent regulator of chromatin subfamily A-like protein 1 (The sequence of the model RefSeq protein was modified relative to this genomic sequence to represent the inferred CDS: inserted 2 bases in 1 codon; substituted 1 base at 1 genomic stop codon), with the protein MLXSGTVFIKLFLFIYFRHPXTKAPRMSCTSEEIAEKRRLAIERLNARKKCIQNQPNNNNTCSTNDGGGVRPMPTGTNKTPLSITTFYGGNQSSYGKVSSSLHTKRGPTASVPYTKPGQKQNSTPGKVAPIFIRTVTCTCSIISESRFVVDTNGFNEQMVDVFKQIPSKSYESSSKKWTFEIKDYHVLQERITALNPHVVLVPIPKFVMQEFSTGPKAKPSRLCLNIIEPSLVESLLEFQKEGVAFAIEKGGRVLIADDMGLGKTYQAIAVADFYQQDWPLLVCTTASTRDTWAHKIRQLLPHIPVHCIAALNSGQDYIAESRILIASYSMMERCGEKLLDRGFGMLIFDESHTLKNFKAKCTTVALALAKRARRVVLLSGTPALSRPVELFTQLQMLDGRFCSFKEYSTRYCAGKQTNFGWDASGQSNLAELNLLLGRKFMIRRTKDEVMSELTEKSRETVVLDPSYLWTNEEVEENMNSYASDYTASKGRQRDEVLIKYYSVTAEAKAPAVCAYLKQVLKEKKKFIVFAHHHVMLDAIEECLTKQKVDFIRIDGSTRSDLRASLVERFQTKGSCHAAVLSLKACNAGITLTAAQLVLFAELDWNPSTLAQAESRAHRIGQSDNVTVRYLLAKKTADDIIWTMLQRKQETLSRVGLCNEDFSDASSVQAPSNAGNIEPFLNKSLSPGGRNPGKGTLDSFVQRSSSAQRKTSNENECLTSFLNHDDDDDDLADLEL; encoded by the exons ATGTTGTGAAGTGGTACCgtatttattaaattgttcTTGTTTATCTATTTTCGCCATCC TACTAAGGCACCCAGGATGTCCTGCACATCAGAAGAAATAGCAGAAAAGCGTCGGCTCGCCATAGAACGCTTGAATGCCCGTAAAAAGTGTATtcaaaatcaaccaaacaacaacaacacatgcTCCACCAATGATGGAGGTGGTGTCCGACCCATGCCAACAGGAACGAACAAGACTCCGCTTAGCATTACAACGTTTTACGGTGGCAATCAATCATCATACGGAAAAGTGAGCTCGTCGTTACATACAAAGCGCGGTCCAACGGCATCTGTTCCGTACACAAAACCTGGTCAGAAGCAGAATAGCACACCCGGGAAGGTGGCACCGATTTTCATACGGACGGTTACCTGTACGTGTTCCATCATTTCCGAAAGCAGATTTGTGGTCGATACGAATGGTTTCAACGAACAGATGGTTGACGTGTTTAAACAAATTCCTTCTAAAAGTTATG aaTCTTCCTCGAAAAAGTGGACATTTGAGATAAAAGATTACCATGTGCTACAGGAACGAATTACCGCGCTAAACCCGCACGTCGTACTCGTGCCCATTCCAAAGTTTGTTATGCAGGAATTTTCCACCGggccaaaagcaaaaccaagtCGCCTTTGTCTGAATATAATCGAACCGTCACTCGTCGAAAGTTTGCTAGAGTTCCAGAAGGAAGGAGTTGCATTTGCCATTGAAAAAGGAGGCCGAGTGTTGATTGCGGATGACATGGGCTTGGGCAAAACCTATCAAGCAATCGCGGTAGCTGATTTCTACCAGCAAGATTGGCCATTACTCGTCTGCACTACCGCTTCCACGCGTGACACTTGGGCACACAAAATCCGTCAGCTACTGCCCCACATCCCAGTACACTGTATAGCGGCCCTTAACAGTGGCCAAGATTATATAGCTGAATCTCGCATACTAATCGCAAGCTACTCAATGATGGAACGTTGCGGTGAGAAGCTGCTTGATCGTGGTTTCGGTATGTTGATCTTTGACGAATCACACAcgttgaaaaattttaaagcaaaatgcACAACCGTTGCATTGGCGCTGGCAAAGAGAGCCCGGCGGGTTGTGTTGCTGTCCGGAACGCCGGCCCTCTCGCGACCGGTAGAACTGTTCACCCAACTACAGATGCTTGATGGTCGGTTTTGTAGCTTCAAGGAGTACAGCACACGGTACTGCGCGGGAAAGCAGACTAATTTCGGTTGGGACGCATCGGGGCAATCAAATCTGGCCGAGCTGAATCTACTACTGGGACGAAAGTTTATGATCCGGCGCACAAAGGACGAAGTTATGTCAGAGCTGACGGAAAAGAGCCGTGAAACGGTGGTGCTCGATCCGTCATACCTGTGGACGAACGAGGAGGTGGAGGAAAATATGAATTCCTACGCGAGTGATTACACGGCAAGTAAGGGTAGGCAGCGGGATGAGGTGCTGATCAAATATTATAGTGTAACGGCCGAAGCTAAAGCACCTGCTGTGTG TGCCTATCTGAAGCAGGttttaaaggagaaaaagaaatttatcgTCTTCGCTCATCATCACGTCATGCTCGATGCCATCGAGGAGTGTTTAACAAAGCAGAAGGTAGACTTTATTCGAATCGATGGCTCCACTCGATCAGATCTACGAGct tCATTAGTGGAAAGATTCCAAACCAAAGGGTCTTGTCATGCGGCGGTTCTTTCACTAAAAGCATGTAATGCTGGCATTACACTAACCGCCGCCCAGCTGGTGCTATTTGCCGAGCTCGACTGGAATCCGAGT ACCTTGGCCCAAGCCGAAAGCCGCGCCCACCGTATCGGACAATCGGATAACGTTACCGTGCGCTACCTACTAGCAAAGAAAACTGCCGACGACATCATCTGGACGATGTTGCAGCGCAAACAGGAAACACTCAGCCGGGTTGGGCTGTGTAATGAAGACTTTTCCGACGCGTCCAGCGTACAAGCGCCGAGCAATGCGGGCAACATAGAACCTTTCCTTAACAAATCACTCTCGCCCGGCGGTAGAAATCCTGGCAAGGGAACGCTCGACTCATTCGTACAACGTTCAAGTTCAGCACAGCGGAAAACATCCAACGAAAACGAGTGCTTAACAAGCTTTCTCAAtcacgacgatgatgatgatgatttggcCGATTTGGAACTGTAA
- the LOC126564770 gene encoding WW domain-containing oxidoreductase: protein MPALMPESDSEDELPPAWEERATSDGFVYYVNHQSKSTQWTHPRTGKMKRVSGELPLGWTRHIEEETRKVIFVEEKTQRKSYTDPRLAFAVEEAPEQVGELRQRFDSGTNALQVLHGRDLNGMVALITGANTGIGFETARSLALHGCEVVFACRDEKATQVAIERIRTEKEAAGARCSFVSLDLASLRSTKRAAEEMKKRHKHINMLILNAGVFALPHSITEDGFERTFQVNHLSHFYLTQLLSDLYDHATRIVVVSSESHRMSTLPVGGGLSESDLCPPQHKFWSMIAYNNSKLCNVLFAMELAKRWKSRGISVFVLHPGNMVSSALSRNWWFYRFLFGLVRPFTKSLQQAASTTVYCATAYELTGLTALYFNNCYVCDPSGTSKSEQLQQSLWELSDKMIQRVMGEQADAE, encoded by the exons ATGCCTGCACTAATGCCCGAATCCGACTCGGAGGACGAACTTCCACCAGCATGGGAAGAACGTGCCACTAGCGATGGTTTCGTGTACTACGTGAA CCACCAAAGCAAAAGCACCCAGTGGACGCATCCACGTACCGGCAAGATGAAGCGCGTGTCCGGTGAACTACCGCTCGGTTGGACACGCCACATCGAGGAAGAAACGCGGAAGGTGATTTTTGTGGAGGAAAAAACCCAACGCAAATCGTACACCGATCCGCGGCTTGCCTTTGCCGTCGAGGAAGCACCAGAACAGGTTGGTGAACTGCGCCAACGGTTCGACAGTGGTACGAACGCACTGCAGGTGCTACATGGGCGTGATTTGAACGGTATGGTAGCGCTCATTACCGGTGCAAACACGGGCATCGGGTTCGAGACGGCTCGATCGCTTGCGCTGCACGGATGTGAGGTTGTTTTTGCCTGTCGGGATGAAAAGGCAACCCAAGTTGCGATTGAACGGATCCGCACGGAGAAGGAAGCGGCCGGTGCAAGGTGTAGCTTCGTGTCGCTCGATTTGGCCAGCCTTCGCTCGACGAAACGTGCGGCGGAAGAGATGAAAAAACGTCACAA GCACATCAACATGCTAATCCTGAATGCAGGCGTTTTTGCCTTGCCCCATTCCATCACGGAGGATGGATTTGAGCGTACATTCCAGGTGAACCATCTGTCACACTTCTACCTGACGCAGCTGCTGTCGGATCTGTACGATCATGCGACGCGCATTGTCGTGGTTTCGTCCGAGTCGCATCGCATGAGTACGCTACCGGTCGGTGGTGGGCTGAGTGAGTCGGACCTGTGCCCACCGCAGCACAAGTTCTGGAGCATGATTGCGTACAACAATTCCAAGCTGTGCAACGTCCTGTTTGCGATGGAGCTGGCAAAG CGCTGGAAATCCCGCGGCATCTCTGTGTTTGTGCTCCATCCGGGCAATATGGTATCGTCGGCGCTTTCCAGAAACTGGTGGTTCTatcgtttcctttttggtttggttcgtCCCTTTACCAAATCGCTG CAACAAGCCGCAAGCACCACCGTTTACTGTGCCACTGCCTACGAATTGACCGGCTTGACCGCACTTTACTTTAACAATTGTTACGTGTGCGATCCATCCGGCACATCCAAGAGCGAGCAGCTGCAGCAAAGCTTGTGGGAGCTGAGCGACAAAATGATCCAGCGTGTGATGGGTGAGCAGGCTGATGCCGAATAA
- the LOC126565666 gene encoding succinate dehydrogenase assembly factor 4, mitochondrial produces MTSKVLLNKFSSSIRHVYVVNFVPSLSFSTNKPPSDKPVSPRMEEFQKKLREKTPIGKLDEIVGKHPYQEKEPLEPWPNNTNPNTGEIGGPKGPEPTRYGDWERKGRVTDF; encoded by the exons ATGACGTCCAAAGTgttgttgaacaaattttccTCCTCGATCCGGCATGTATATGTCGTAAATTTCG TTCCCTCGCTTTCCTTTTCCACCAACAAACCACCATCGGATAAGCCGGTCAGCCCACGAATGGAAGAGTTCCAGAAGAAATTGCGCGAGAAAACTCCCATCGGCAAGCTGGATGAAATTGTGGGCAAACATCCGTACCAGGAAAAGGAACCGCTGGAACCGTGGCCAAACAATACCAATCCCAACACGGGTGAAATTGGTGGACCGAAAGGACCGGAACCGACCCGATACGGAGACTGGGAGCGTAAAGGTCGTGTTACAGATTTCTAA